In a single window of the Pontibacter russatus genome:
- a CDS encoding SusC/RagA family TonB-linked outer membrane protein, whose amino-acid sequence MNKRYLNTWPTSKNGHRKTLPQKRVLALLLAAACLSQGALQAEAGTHNAYLAEGNVSLTEKAFMQGVAVSGQVVGDDGQGVPGATVVVKGTTIGTATDANGNFTLNVPTGSETLVVSFIGYETQEVPINNRSTVTVSLSTDVEALEEVVVVGYGTQERTDVTGAISSVQGEALERVPTPTIAQQLQGQTPGVQVTANSGSPGAGSSIRIRGAGTLGNNNPLYVVDGVQVEGNINYLNSNDIASIEILKDASATAIYGSRAANGVVVVTTKKGKAGAGEVNFSAYTGVQNAWRTLDMTNAAEYVTLDNLARQAAGIPTNPEWANPQSVGEGTNYQEELFRTAPISNYQLSWSGGGEKSTMYVSAGYFQQDGIVIGTDFERYTFRVNTDHTIGTRVKVGNTLQLSYTDEALIPNNEDLNTGVLSRGIRQLPTVPVYNEDGSFAGPTGNFEGESENPVWLALESYNTNKNYRLLGSVYGEVEIIPDLTFRSSFNMDFSYFRNQNFDPAYAIGNRRNDANSLGINNSTNRAWQWSNIFNYSKTIGLHDIEILAGIEAQDNYFQNAFARGGGFLKNAEIQFLNQATKDFFVSGGASEYAIFSQLARVNYSFADKYLFTANIRRDGVSRFANNRYGVFPSASIGWRLSEEDFFKNSVNFVSNLKLRASWGETGNQNIGEPYPTYGRLVGTGRYALGADQIQVPGYFQPTQVNPDIRWETTKQINFGIESGFLQNKLTFAADYFVKTTKDLLLQLPIPASTGPAAAYTNAGEIRNRGFEIALGYRNMENAFGYGFGLNLTTIDNEVIDMNGLVLTQANSRTQEGMPIAQFYGFQTAGIIRTQEELNEVKPVQPNAELGDIRFVDLNEDGAITGDDRTFIGNPLPDFTAGLNGEFTYKNFDLNFLLNSSFGNDIWSAISLYGYSSDPGNKFSVLINNTYTADNPGAEYPRLIAGDPNQNLRPDSDRWIRDGSYVRLKTLQLGYNVPAAISTRAKIERLRVYVSAANLFTVTGYDDGFDPEIGSARFLEGQSNSVLEIGVDRGIYPQSRTFLFGVNIGF is encoded by the coding sequence ATGAACAAGAGGTACTTGAATACGTGGCCGACCTCAAAGAACGGCCATAGGAAAACCTTACCGCAGAAAAGGGTGCTCGCCCTGCTTCTGGCGGCCGCTTGCCTCTCGCAGGGCGCGCTGCAGGCAGAGGCCGGCACCCACAACGCCTATCTGGCCGAAGGAAACGTCTCCCTAACAGAGAAAGCCTTCATGCAGGGCGTGGCAGTGTCCGGACAAGTAGTGGGCGACGACGGGCAGGGAGTGCCCGGCGCGACGGTGGTGGTGAAAGGCACCACGATCGGCACGGCCACGGATGCCAACGGAAACTTCACGCTGAATGTGCCAACCGGCAGCGAAACCCTGGTTGTTTCCTTCATCGGCTACGAAACGCAGGAAGTACCCATCAACAACCGCTCTACCGTTACGGTTAGCCTCTCTACCGATGTGGAAGCGCTGGAGGAAGTGGTGGTAGTGGGATATGGTACTCAGGAACGTACCGATGTGACGGGTGCCATCTCATCAGTGCAGGGAGAAGCCCTTGAAAGGGTTCCAACCCCTACCATCGCGCAGCAGTTGCAGGGGCAAACGCCCGGTGTGCAGGTAACGGCTAACTCCGGTTCACCGGGCGCTGGGTCCAGTATCCGCATCAGGGGAGCCGGTACGCTCGGCAACAACAACCCGCTCTACGTGGTGGACGGCGTGCAGGTGGAAGGCAATATCAACTACCTGAACAGCAATGACATCGCTTCCATCGAGATTCTGAAGGATGCCTCTGCCACAGCCATTTACGGCTCCAGGGCGGCAAACGGCGTGGTCGTGGTTACTACCAAAAAAGGTAAAGCAGGCGCGGGTGAGGTAAACTTCTCAGCTTATACCGGTGTGCAGAATGCCTGGCGGACGCTGGACATGACAAATGCCGCCGAGTACGTGACGCTGGATAACCTGGCAAGGCAGGCCGCAGGCATACCCACCAACCCGGAGTGGGCCAACCCACAGTCCGTGGGCGAGGGCACAAATTACCAGGAGGAGCTTTTCAGAACTGCCCCTATCTCCAACTATCAGTTGTCATGGTCAGGGGGCGGAGAAAAATCCACCATGTACGTCTCCGCGGGCTATTTTCAGCAGGATGGTATTGTAATCGGCACTGACTTTGAGCGTTATACCTTCCGGGTGAACACCGACCATACCATTGGAACCAGGGTGAAGGTAGGAAACACCCTGCAACTGAGCTACACGGACGAGGCGCTGATTCCTAACAACGAAGACCTGAACACCGGGGTGCTGTCACGCGGTATCCGCCAGTTGCCCACGGTGCCTGTCTATAATGAGGATGGCTCTTTTGCCGGACCTACCGGAAACTTCGAAGGGGAGTCTGAGAACCCCGTGTGGCTGGCGCTGGAGTCTTACAACACCAACAAAAACTACCGCTTGCTGGGCTCTGTGTATGGAGAGGTGGAAATCATACCAGATCTGACCTTCCGCTCCAGCTTCAACATGGACTTCAGCTACTTCCGGAACCAGAACTTCGACCCGGCCTATGCCATTGGCAACAGGCGGAACGACGCCAACTCGCTGGGCATAAATAACAGCACCAACCGGGCGTGGCAGTGGAGCAACATTTTCAACTACAGCAAAACAATCGGTCTGCATGATATAGAGATACTGGCCGGTATCGAAGCACAGGACAATTATTTCCAGAATGCCTTTGCAAGAGGCGGCGGCTTTCTGAAGAATGCGGAAATCCAGTTCCTGAACCAGGCCACGAAAGACTTCTTCGTGAGCGGTGGGGCCAGTGAATATGCTATTTTCTCACAACTGGCCAGGGTAAACTACAGCTTTGCTGACAAGTACCTGTTCACCGCCAACATCAGACGTGATGGTGTATCAAGATTTGCCAATAACCGATACGGTGTGTTCCCCTCGGCCTCCATTGGCTGGAGACTATCAGAGGAGGACTTCTTCAAGAACAGTGTAAACTTTGTCAGCAACCTGAAACTGCGGGCCAGCTGGGGTGAAACCGGAAACCAAAACATAGGTGAACCTTACCCTACTTACGGTAGGTTAGTCGGAACCGGACGATACGCACTGGGTGCTGACCAGATTCAGGTACCAGGCTATTTTCAGCCTACGCAGGTTAACCCGGACATCCGGTGGGAGACGACCAAGCAAATTAACTTCGGTATAGAATCAGGCTTTCTGCAGAATAAACTGACTTTCGCAGCCGATTACTTCGTGAAAACCACGAAAGACTTGCTGCTGCAACTCCCGATTCCTGCAAGTACCGGTCCTGCCGCTGCCTATACTAACGCCGGTGAAATCCGGAACAGGGGCTTCGAGATTGCCCTGGGCTACCGCAACATGGAGAATGCCTTTGGGTATGGGTTTGGCCTGAACCTGACCACCATCGACAACGAGGTGATCGACATGAACGGGCTGGTGCTGACGCAGGCGAACAGCCGTACGCAGGAGGGCATGCCGATCGCGCAGTTCTATGGCTTCCAGACGGCAGGCATCATCAGAACGCAGGAAGAACTGAACGAGGTGAAGCCCGTGCAGCCGAACGCTGAGTTAGGTGATATCCGGTTCGTGGACCTGAACGAGGACGGCGCCATCACCGGAGACGACAGAACGTTTATCGGCAACCCTCTTCCTGACTTCACAGCAGGTCTGAACGGTGAGTTTACCTATAAAAACTTTGACCTGAACTTCCTGTTAAACAGCAGCTTCGGTAACGATATCTGGAGTGCTATCAGCCTCTACGGTTACTCCTCAGACCCAGGCAATAAGTTCTCGGTGCTGATCAACAACACGTATACCGCCGACAATCCGGGCGCGGAATACCCCAGGTTGATAGCCGGTGATCCCAACCAGAACCTGAGGCCGGATTCAGACAGATGGATAAGAGACGGCTCTTACGTAAGGTTGAAGACCCTCCAGCTTGGGTACAATGTGCCGGCAGCTATCTCAACAAGAGCAAAAATCGAGCGCCTGCGGGTATATGTAAGTGCTGCTAACCTCTTTACCGTAACAGGCTACGACGATGGATTTGATCCGGAAATTGGCTCTGCAAGATTCCTCGAAGGCCAGTCGAACAGTGTGCTTGAAATAGGGGTTGACCGTGGCATCTACCCGCAGTCAAGAACCTTCCTGTTCGGAGTAAACATCGGTTTTTAA
- a CDS encoding RagB/SusD family nutrient uptake outer membrane protein, which yields MINYRKTIQLSLIAGGLLAGGMVLQACEEEFLDRKPLSDLTTANFYTTAEDALAALNAAYDPLQWDVHSRMDWIFGDVVGGDTDKGSTDDQDYAEILQFQYFTQVASAPLLMDFWSQSYDGVYRANLVLERVPEIEMDETLKARILGEAKFLRAQYYFDLVKAYGRVPIITSVLNPDEVFVARPASIEENWNQMEQDLREAIEVLPESYSGADVGRATKGAARALLAKSLLWQSTPEGCAETPWATQDQYEEVVELTNAIINSGNYRLMPDFEELFLLEGENSPEIVFAVQAVGGTGGWASENDGVMLNQWLSPRTADISGWGFSTPIGPNTPDNYGGNPDIKVNNIYEAFEPCDPRLEYSILEPGDEINGLTYAASWSRTGYSIQKFLIPEDQLTGAGNSPLNIPLIRYADVLLWNAEALNELGRTEEALESLNAVRKRARESLPGATCPEAVTSVSQAELRDIIIQERRRELAFEGHRFFDLVRTCRASEVLNAMGRPFQVGKNELFPIPQAEIDRNPALQGDQNPGF from the coding sequence ATGATAAATTATAGAAAAACGATACAGCTGTCCCTTATTGCCGGTGGGCTGCTCGCGGGTGGGATGGTGCTGCAGGCCTGTGAGGAGGAGTTTCTGGATAGGAAGCCGCTGTCTGATCTAACAACCGCTAACTTCTATACCACGGCTGAAGACGCCCTGGCCGCCCTGAACGCCGCTTACGATCCCCTGCAATGGGATGTCCATTCCCGCATGGACTGGATATTCGGAGACGTGGTGGGCGGAGACACCGACAAAGGAAGCACGGACGACCAGGACTATGCCGAAATTCTGCAGTTCCAGTATTTTACGCAGGTGGCCAGCGCCCCGCTGCTGATGGACTTCTGGAGCCAGTCTTATGACGGGGTGTACCGGGCAAACCTGGTGCTGGAGCGCGTGCCCGAAATCGAGATGGACGAAACACTGAAAGCCAGAATCCTGGGGGAGGCCAAATTTCTGCGGGCGCAGTACTACTTCGATCTGGTGAAAGCCTATGGACGTGTTCCGATCATAACGAGCGTGCTTAATCCGGATGAAGTGTTTGTCGCCCGCCCGGCGTCTATCGAGGAAAACTGGAACCAGATGGAGCAGGATCTGCGGGAGGCCATTGAGGTGCTTCCTGAATCTTACTCAGGGGCGGATGTAGGCCGGGCAACGAAAGGCGCTGCCCGGGCGCTGCTGGCTAAAAGCCTGCTTTGGCAGTCTACTCCTGAAGGCTGTGCTGAAACGCCGTGGGCTACGCAAGACCAGTACGAGGAGGTGGTGGAACTGACAAACGCCATCATCAACTCGGGCAACTACAGGCTGATGCCTGACTTTGAGGAACTGTTCCTGCTGGAAGGGGAAAACAGCCCTGAGATTGTGTTCGCGGTGCAGGCAGTAGGCGGCACAGGCGGCTGGGCAAGCGAGAACGACGGCGTTATGCTCAACCAGTGGCTGTCGCCCCGTACTGCGGATATATCCGGCTGGGGCTTCAGCACCCCGATCGGGCCGAACACACCAGACAACTATGGCGGTAACCCCGACATCAAGGTGAACAACATATATGAGGCTTTCGAGCCCTGCGATCCGCGCCTGGAGTACTCTATTCTGGAGCCGGGTGATGAAATCAATGGACTGACGTATGCCGCTTCCTGGTCACGCACCGGTTACAGCATCCAGAAGTTCCTGATACCCGAAGATCAGCTGACAGGTGCCGGCAACTCCCCGCTCAACATACCGCTTATCCGCTATGCTGACGTGCTGCTGTGGAACGCAGAGGCGCTGAATGAACTGGGCAGAACAGAAGAGGCATTGGAGTCGCTGAACGCAGTCAGGAAGCGTGCCAGGGAAAGTCTTCCGGGCGCAACCTGCCCAGAGGCTGTCACCAGCGTGAGCCAGGCCGAACTGCGAGACATCATCATTCAGGAGCGTCGCAGGGAGCTTGCCTTTGAAGGGCACCGCTTTTTCGACCTTGTGAGGACCTGCAGAGCATCCGAAGTGCTGAACGCGATGGGAAGACCATTCCAGGTTGGCAAGAACGAGCTGTTCCCGATACCGCAGGCCGAGATTGACAGAAACCCTGCCCTGCAGGGCGACCAGAACCCCGGATTCTAG
- a CDS encoding VCBS repeat-containing protein, whose amino-acid sequence MILTFNSISDLVRAILIFLVAVAFTGCGQEESMFELRYPSETGITFKNQLTSNDSINLLNFEYFYNGGGVAVGDLNNDGLPDIYFTGNMVSGRLYLNKGKFEFEDITQQAGVETSDWATGASIVDINNDGLLDIYVCMSGYKDDRRRKNLLYINKGIGAGNAPKFVEEAEKYGLADTGYSTQAAFFDYDLDGDLDMYLATVNRAKVNPNVLASKPGQGKGTSVDRLYRNNGNNTFTDVAREAGITKEGYGLGVGIGDINQDGWPDIYVSNDFIYDDLLYINNQDGTFTESIRDYLKHTSHFSMGTDIADFNNDGLLDIISLDMMPDDSRRQKLMNGVKNYDEFQLALQRGYMPQYVRNNLQLNNGNGTFSEISQLAGIHYTDWSWAPLLADFDNDGNRDLFITNGIRKDITHLDFATYYVTQMRSSFGNEGTGEHLVKMAETMEGVKKHNFMYRNNADLTFTDKSVNWGLGQESFSSGAAYADLDNDGDLDIVISNVDEEPYLYQNMVSERRGEKEASSKNYLRLKFNGPDKNKAGIGAKATLRYDGKMQVAEQYPFRGFQSTVENTLHFGLGSAGVVEEVEITWPDGKQQVLKNVKPNQVLVVNYRDATIKKSKPEDKVAPLFEDITAAVGIAYQDKSQEYIDFKLQPLLPHKYSQNGPGISVGDIDGDGLEDFYVGGGSTQAGALFWQGGDGSFSARALATQEKPGEDMGSLFFDADNDGNLDLYIVRGGSEYPAGDSAYQDRLYINDGKGNFMLDIKALPHIDASGSCVAAADYDKDGDLDLFVGGRVQPRQFPLPAKSYILQNNGGKFSDVTKTVGPVLSDLGMVTSALWTDFDNDNAIDLVVAGEWMPLTFLKNTNGKLEDVTATTGLRGTSGWWNSLAAGDFDNDGDTDYIAGNLGLNSKFKASEEQPVSVYAKDFDKSGTTDAVMTHYIQGKEQLVHGRDDMTDQMVSMRREFRTYEDYASKSFDEIFTAERLQGAYVAKSENFKSSYIENLGNGKFKMTALPIQAQFAPVCGITVNDYDGDGHLDLLLVGNSYATEVVVGRYDAFTGLYLKGNGKGKFAPVAISKSGFAVDSDAKGMAELKAREGSPLVLIASHNDSLRAYKSARPAAELYAVPVLSSDAYAILTLPDGQKRKQEFYYGSGYLSHSSRTLWLPAGTKSVQIINKAGKVRTTITDVAQAKHIATKGKPTKP is encoded by the coding sequence ATGATCCTGACTTTCAACAGCATCTCAGATTTGGTGAGAGCAATCCTTATTTTTCTTGTGGCGGTGGCATTTACAGGCTGCGGCCAGGAAGAAAGTATGTTTGAGCTGCGGTACCCGTCCGAAACGGGCATTACGTTCAAGAACCAACTCACCTCCAACGACTCCATCAACCTGCTCAATTTCGAGTACTTCTATAATGGCGGCGGCGTGGCGGTGGGCGATCTGAACAACGACGGGCTGCCCGATATATACTTCACGGGCAACATGGTGTCCGGCAGGCTGTACCTGAACAAGGGAAAATTCGAGTTTGAGGATATAACGCAGCAGGCGGGCGTAGAAACCAGCGACTGGGCGACAGGCGCCTCCATCGTGGATATAAACAACGACGGCCTGCTGGATATATACGTCTGCATGTCGGGTTACAAGGATGACCGCCGCCGGAAGAACCTTTTATATATAAACAAGGGCATCGGTGCGGGCAATGCTCCGAAGTTTGTGGAGGAGGCGGAGAAATACGGGCTGGCCGATACCGGTTACTCTACCCAGGCCGCATTTTTCGATTATGACCTGGACGGGGACCTGGATATGTACCTGGCCACCGTAAACCGCGCGAAGGTGAACCCAAATGTGCTCGCCTCCAAACCCGGGCAGGGCAAGGGCACAAGTGTGGACCGGCTCTATCGGAACAACGGGAACAACACGTTCACCGATGTTGCCAGGGAAGCGGGCATCACAAAAGAGGGCTACGGTTTGGGCGTGGGCATCGGGGACATCAACCAGGACGGGTGGCCGGATATCTACGTGTCGAACGATTTTATATATGACGACCTTTTATATATAAACAACCAGGACGGCACCTTCACCGAAAGTATCCGCGATTACCTGAAGCACACCAGCCACTTCTCGATGGGGACGGATATCGCCGATTTCAACAACGACGGGCTCCTGGACATCATTAGCCTGGACATGATGCCCGACGACAGCCGGCGGCAGAAGCTCATGAACGGGGTGAAGAACTACGATGAGTTTCAGCTGGCGCTGCAGCGGGGCTATATGCCGCAGTACGTCCGCAACAACCTGCAGCTGAACAACGGCAACGGCACCTTCAGCGAGATAAGCCAGCTGGCGGGCATCCATTACACCGACTGGAGCTGGGCGCCCCTGCTGGCCGATTTCGACAACGACGGCAACCGCGACCTTTTCATCACCAACGGCATCCGCAAAGACATCACGCACCTGGATTTTGCGACCTACTATGTCACGCAGATGAGGTCCAGCTTTGGCAACGAGGGCACCGGAGAACATCTGGTGAAGATGGCCGAGACCATGGAGGGGGTGAAAAAGCACAACTTCATGTACCGGAACAATGCCGACCTCACCTTCACCGACAAGTCCGTCAACTGGGGGCTGGGCCAGGAGTCTTTTTCGAGCGGGGCCGCCTATGCTGATCTGGACAATGACGGGGATTTAGATATTGTCATCAGCAACGTGGACGAGGAGCCCTATCTATACCAGAACATGGTGTCGGAGCGGCGCGGGGAAAAGGAAGCGAGCAGTAAAAACTACCTCCGCCTGAAGTTTAACGGACCTGATAAGAACAAAGCGGGCATCGGGGCAAAGGCAACGCTGCGGTATGACGGCAAAATGCAGGTGGCCGAGCAGTATCCTTTCAGAGGATTCCAATCGACAGTGGAGAACACGCTGCACTTCGGGCTGGGGTCTGCCGGGGTGGTAGAGGAAGTAGAAATCACATGGCCTGACGGCAAGCAGCAGGTGCTGAAAAATGTAAAGCCCAACCAGGTGCTTGTGGTGAATTACAGGGATGCTACAATCAAAAAGAGCAAGCCTGAAGATAAAGTAGCTCCCCTTTTCGAAGATATAACAGCGGCTGTAGGCATTGCCTACCAGGACAAAAGCCAGGAGTATATAGACTTCAAACTGCAGCCGCTGCTGCCGCACAAGTACTCGCAGAACGGGCCCGGCATATCGGTGGGGGATATAGATGGAGATGGATTGGAGGACTTTTATGTAGGCGGCGGTTCCACCCAAGCCGGAGCATTGTTTTGGCAGGGCGGCGACGGAAGCTTCAGCGCACGCGCACTTGCTACACAGGAGAAACCCGGGGAGGATATGGGCAGCCTGTTCTTCGACGCTGACAATGATGGCAACCTGGATTTATATATCGTGCGCGGCGGAAGCGAGTACCCCGCCGGAGACAGCGCCTATCAGGACCGGCTCTATATCAACGATGGAAAAGGTAATTTCATGCTCGATATAAAGGCGTTACCCCATATAGACGCAAGCGGTTCGTGTGTGGCGGCGGCAGACTACGACAAGGACGGTGACCTGGATTTGTTTGTGGGGGGAAGGGTGCAGCCAAGGCAATTTCCGCTGCCCGCGAAGAGCTACATCCTGCAGAACAACGGGGGCAAGTTTTCTGACGTGACCAAAACCGTCGGGCCGGTGCTCTCTGATTTAGGCATGGTGACCTCCGCGCTCTGGACAGACTTTGACAACGACAATGCCATCGACCTGGTGGTGGCGGGAGAGTGGATGCCGCTCACGTTTCTGAAGAACACAAACGGCAAACTGGAAGATGTGACCGCCACGACGGGGCTCCGCGGTACCAGCGGCTGGTGGAACAGCCTGGCAGCCGGTGATTTCGACAATGACGGCGACACGGACTATATAGCCGGAAACCTGGGGCTCAACTCCAAATTCAAGGCTTCGGAGGAGCAGCCGGTAAGCGTATATGCCAAAGACTTTGACAAGAGCGGCACGACGGATGCCGTGATGACGCATTATATCCAGGGAAAAGAGCAACTGGTACACGGGCGGGACGATATGACGGACCAGATGGTGTCGATGCGGCGGGAATTCAGGACCTACGAAGACTACGCCAGCAAATCGTTTGACGAGATATTTACGGCAGAGAGGCTGCAAGGTGCTTACGTGGCGAAGAGCGAGAACTTTAAAAGCAGCTACATCGAGAACCTGGGCAACGGAAAATTCAAAATGACAGCGCTCCCCATACAGGCGCAGTTCGCCCCGGTGTGCGGCATTACGGTGAACGACTACGACGGCGACGGCCACCTGGACCTGCTGCTGGTCGGGAACTCCTATGCAACGGAAGTGGTGGTGGGGCGGTATGACGCGTTTACCGGTTTATATCTGAAAGGCAATGGCAAAGGGAAGTTCGCCCCGGTTGCTATCAGCAAGAGCGGCTTTGCGGTGGATTCGGATGCCAAAGGCATGGCAGAACTAAAGGCCAGAGAAGGAAGTCCGCTGGTACTCATCGCTTCGCACAACGACAGCCTGCGGGCATACAAAAGTGCGCGTCCGGCGGCTGAACTATATGCTGTGCCCGTTCTGTCATCCGACGCCTACGCCATCCTCACACTACCTGACGGCCAGAAAAGGAAGCAGGAATTCTATTATGGCTCCGGGTACTTGTCCCATTCTTCCAGAACCCTGTGGCTGCCAGCCGGGACAAAGTCAGTTCAGATCATAAACAAGGCAGGAAAGGTACGGACAACGATAACAGACGTAGCGCAGGCGAAACACATTGCTACTAAAGGCAAGCCGACGAAGCCATAG
- a CDS encoding DUF6252 family protein, producing MNIKMKKVYNKFSTCVLAAFTGLLVLPGCSSDDDAPTPASTAQSSITAKVNNADWASSKGSFKLGTRTVSNGASAFTEPGDTLTIIGVQVQGADTTAIVLSVKLDEDKVGTYRLGGGTDAKGKGYFLTRISNGALEETKARYEGGISNGELQITEYNAADYSVSGSFGFSMSVPEETTYTVVAGKIEDVTF from the coding sequence ATGAATATCAAAATGAAGAAAGTATATAACAAATTCAGCACCTGTGTTTTAGCTGCTTTTACCGGCCTGCTGGTGCTGCCGGGCTGCAGCAGCGACGACGACGCGCCTACTCCGGCAAGCACCGCCCAAAGCAGCATTACGGCAAAGGTGAACAACGCAGACTGGGCATCGTCAAAGGGAAGTTTTAAATTGGGCACGCGCACCGTATCCAATGGTGCCAGCGCCTTCACAGAACCCGGCGATACCCTTACTATTATCGGGGTGCAGGTGCAGGGCGCGGATACGACGGCCATTGTATTGTCGGTGAAGCTGGATGAAGACAAGGTGGGCACCTACCGGCTTGGGGGTGGAACTGACGCCAAAGGGAAGGGTTATTTTTTAACGCGCATTTCTAATGGCGCTTTGGAGGAGACGAAGGCAAGGTATGAGGGCGGCATCAGCAACGGGGAACTGCAGATTACGGAGTACAATGCGGCCGACTACAGCGTGTCTGGCAGTTTTGGGTTCAGCATGTCTGTGCCTGAAGAAACAACCTATACGGTGGTGGCCGGTAAAATCGAAGATGTCACTTTTTAG